From a region of the Salvelinus alpinus chromosome 2, SLU_Salpinus.1, whole genome shotgun sequence genome:
- the LOC139562865 gene encoding caveolin-3-like translates to MTVTMADINNGYEQKFQMDRHHKEIDLINRDPKQVNEDVVKVDFEDVIAEPDGTHSLDGVWKASYTTFTVSKYWCYRILSAILGIPMALLWGFLFACLSFCHIWAVVPCIKSCMIESQCFSRIYSLAIHIFCDPLFEALGKIFSSVRVVLQKDV, encoded by the exons ATGACCGTGACCATGGCTGACATCAACAACGGTTATGAACAGAAGTTCCAGATGGACAGACATCATAAAGAGATTGACCTGATCAACAGAGACCCCAAGCAAGTCAACGAGGATGTAGTGAAG GTGGACTTTGAGGACGTGATCGCTGAGCCTGACGGGACTCACAGTCTGGACGGGGTGTGGAAGGCCAGTTACACCACCTTCACTGTGTCCAAATACTGGTGCTACCGTATCCTGTCTGCCATTTTGGGGATCCCCATGGCTCTACTGTGGGGCTTCCTATTTGCCTGCCTTTCCTTCTGCCACATCTGGGCTGTGGTGCCTTGCATTAAGAGCTGCATGATAGAGTCCCAGTGTTTCAGCCGTATCTACTCCCTGGCCATACACATCTTCTGCGACCCGCTATTTGAAGCCCTGGGAAAGATATTCTCAAGTGTTCGGGTGGTGCTACAGAAGGATGTGTAA